The following are from one region of the Leishmania major strain Friedlin complete genome, chromosome 22 genome:
- a CDS encoding putative 40S ribosomal protein S15: protein MASNITAERYEQLKKERTFHKFTYRGLEIDPLLALSEEEFKALVHARARRNMNRHADRRPPVLLKRLREAKKHVKVGEKPKAVKTHLRDVVITPEMVGSVVAIYNGHQFNAVEIKGEMIGHYLGEFSMSYRPVLHGRPGVGATHSSRFIPIK, encoded by the coding sequence ATGGCGTCCAACATCACCGCTGAGCGCTACGAGCAGCTCAAGAAGGAGCGCACGTTCCACAAGTTCACGTACCGTGGGCTTGAGATCGACCCCCTGCTTGCgctgagcgaggaggagttcaaggcgctggtgcacgcgcgcgcgcgccgcaacATGAACCGCCACGCGGACCGCCGCCCACccgtgctgctgaagcgcctGCGCGAGGCGAAGAAGCACGTGAAGGTTGGCGAGAAGCCGAAGGCTGTAAAGACGCACCTGCGCGATGTGGTGATCACACCGGAGATGGTGGGGTCCGTGGTGGCGATCTACAACGGCCACCAGTTCAACGCTGTGGAGATCAAGGGTGAGATGATCGGTCACTACCTCGGCGAGTTCTCGATGAGCTACCGCCCGGTGCTGCACGGTCGCCCTGGCGTGGGTGCCACACACTCCTCTCGCTTCATCCCGATCAAGTAG
- a CDS encoding putative protein kinase, whose protein sequence is MRSRRPLSASRASARASAASRPQPHTTVSSDDASRSQTTAPIYRPLRYVGRGSFGVVLLAEEVHTGDRVAIKRVHYDARLHNREVAILNSVLVDNPRHQQPSSTAVDSNDASRRPGGAARASCTSFLSASSSSHTVEDVHLWPGTHHPNIVELLDFYVTYDTASSEQALGADMVGAGGAGAGFEFLPSYHPAAHRYPLSGGSGAASASAPPVPAPLAAFAYLEMVMSYLPMDLCYVKRYYFRFHDMPTIATSSSSSPIASPEQAPTELSSGELPEGTADRLPASPKHAGTGCNGNNSSRHSSTSSSGGDVCNHLPLRWVKVVLFQLARALAFMHVRHVCHRDLKPANVLVDPDTGRVQVCDFGSAKQITRPAEEKNVSYICSRYYRAPELLFGALHYGCAVDMWSFGCIAAELLRESGKPLFRGCTSIDQMAELFKVLGAPSKREMYAMNPQCAEALLRTRAMHRHQSLDNDPHSGSGGGVRQDRSCGLELEVDYQAEEEDDVELRGGAQQGGYDVDSHGEFLRDALDDGISSQASASPGMATASPPSSSTKDPRDYKTTFSAPPSTAATAMLDDVAPTPFEEYYDVLKVRAIPWRRLFPVDTPTEAVALVASLLCYAPDKRLTAAELVEHPFFDDLFSAADAQLATVDRDAATAVASGATMSPSEDDGVASAALRLPNGRLMPLSMFQVTEVERGLYTDAFLTRMARQAELVAAVMKQDEYP, encoded by the coding sequence ATGCGGTCTCGGCGGCCCTTGTCGGCCTCTCGCGCCTCTGCGCGTGCATCAGCCGCATCTCGCCCGCAACCGCATACGACCgtgagcagcgacgatgCATCTCGGTCTCAGACAACGGCCCCCATTTACAGGCCGCTGCGCTACGTGGGCCGTGGCAGCTTCGGTGTCGTTCTTCTCGCCGAGGAGGTGCACACAGGTGACAGAGTTGCCATCAAGCGTGTTCACTATGACGCCCGCCTGCATAACCGCGAGGTGGCGATCTTGAACTCCGTTCTCGTCGACAACccgcggcaccagcagccaTCGAGCACTGCTGTCGACAGCAATGACGCGTCGCGGCGCCCCGGTGGCGCGGCAAGGGCCTCGTGTACCTCCTTTCTGTCAGCATCGTCGTCCTCGCACACCGTGGAGGACGTGCACCTGTGGCCTGGCACACACCATCCGAACATCGTCGAACTGCTTGACTTCTATGTCACCTACGACACCGCCTCGTCAGAGCAGGCGCTGGGGGCGGATATGGTCGGCGCCGGGGGTGCCGGTGCGGGCTTTGAGTTCCTGCCATCGTACCAccctgcagcgcatcggTACCCCTtgagcggtggcagcggcgccgcctccgcgagTGCCCCCCCTGTTCCAGCTCCCCTGGCAGCGTTTGCATATCTCGAGATGGTGATGAGCTACTTACCGATGGACCTGTGCTATGTGAAGAGGTACTATTTTCGCTTCCACGACATGCCCACCATAGCCACATCCAGCTCGTCATCTCCCATCGCTTCGCCGGAGCAGGCACCGACCGAGCTGTCGTCCGGCGAGCTGCCGGAAGGCACGGCAGACCGCCTCCCGGCGTCACCCAAGCACGCCGGGACCGGCTGCAACGGTAACAACAgcagccgccacagcagcaccagcagcagcggtggtgatgTTTGCAACCACCTTCCCCTGCGCTGGGTGAAGGTGGTGCTGTTCCAGCTGGCCCGGGCGTTGGCGTTCATGCATGTGCGTCATGTCTGCCACCGCGATTTGAAGCCTGCCAACGTCCTTGTCGACCCCGACACCGGCCGCGTGCAGGTCTGCGACTTCGGCAGCGCAAAGCAGATAACGCGACCTGCAGAGGAGAAGAACGTGTCGTATATCTGCTCCCGCTACTACCGCGCCCCTGAACTACTTttcggcgcgctgcactaCGGGTGCGCCGTGGACATGTGGTCGTTTGGCTGCATCGCCGCGGAGCTCTTGCGCGAGTCGGGCAAGCCCCTCTTCCGTGGTTGCACCTCGATCGATCAAATGGCGGAGCTGTTTAAGGTGCTGGGGGCGCCGTCGAAACGGGAAATGTACGCCATGAACCCCCAGTgtgcggaggcgctgctgcgcacccgcGCCATGCACCGCCACCAGAGCCTCGACAACGATCCTCAttctggcagcggcggcggtgtgcggCAGGATCGATCCTGCGGGCTGGAACTCGAGGTGGACTAccaggcggaggaggaggacgacgtcgagttgcgtggcggcgcgcagcagggCGGGTATGACGTCGATAGTCACGGAGAATTTCTGCGCGACGCGCTAGACGATGGCATCTCGTCTCAGGCCTCGGCATCTCCTGGTATGGCgacggcatcgccgccgtcgtcctcCACTAAAGACCCTCGTGATTACAAGACGACGTTCTCTGCACCACCGTCAACTGCAGCCACGGCGATGCTGGATGACGTGGCACCTACACCGTTTGAGGAGTACTACGATGTGCTGAAGGTGCGCGCGATACCGTGGCGAAGGCTCTTCCCAGTTGACACACccacggaggcggtggcgcttgTCGCGTCGTTGCTGTGCTACGCACCTGACAAGCGGCTtacggcggcggagctggttGAACACCCCTTCTTTGACGACCTCTTCAGCGCTGCAGATGCTCAACTGGCAACAGTAGACCGCGATGCTGCAACTGCCGTGGCAAGTGGAGCGACAATGTCCCCCAGCGAAGATGACGGGGTCGCgtccgcggcgctgcggctgccgaaTGGCCGCCTCATGCCATTGTCTATGTTCCAGGTCACGGAGGTTGAGCGAGGCCTGTACACAGACGCCTTCCTCACGCGCATGGCACGACAAGCGGAGCTGGTGGCTGCGGTCATGAAGCAAGACGAATACCCGTGA